One Peptococcus niger genomic window carries:
- the uvrA gene encoding excinuclease ABC subunit UvrA produces MAQEFIRIRGARVNNLKNINLDIPREKLVVVTGLSGSGKSSLAFDTIYAEGQRRYVESLSSYARMFLGQMDKPDVDEISGLSPAISIDQKTTSRNPRSTVGTVTEIYDYLRLLFARVGQAHCPECGKPITRQTVDQMVDQLMTLPEGSRLQILAPAVQNRKGEFKRLLDQFRQAGYIRVRIDGETYDLAEDIQLAKNKRHDVQVVIDRIKVRPEVESRLAGSLQTALEIADGEVWVDADGDLLRFSEHFACTDCHLSMPEISPQLFSFNNPLGACPHCDGIGVIRALDPDLIIEDPAMTLAEGVLRPWRRGSASDFYPKMLAALAELRGIDMEKPWKSLPKADRDFILYGGDHPTLRFSYTNLFKEKKTYRKPFEGLIPNLERRYKNSSSDYVRQEIETYMVSQTCDHCQGRRLRPEALAVTVGGKNIAELTEHNIADGLDFFEGLELNEREAYISRLITKEIIERLRFLANVGLNYLTLDRMAGSLSGGEAQRIRLATQIGSGLVGVLYILDEPSIGLHQRDNDRLIKTLRHLTDLGNTLIVVEHDDETMRAADFLVDVGPGAGEHGGEIIASGTPEEVMANEASITGRYLSGQETIPVPASRRPVDPDRHLRVLGARENNLHGIDVTFPLGVFTCVTGVSGSGKSTLVNDILNQALEKHLYSQSKARPGAHKGLEGLDQVDKVVNIDQSPIGRTPRSNPATYTGVFDAIRQLFADTKEAQIRGYKPGRFSFNVKGGRCEACRGDGIIKIEMHFLPDVYVPCEVCHGKRYNRETLEVHYRGKTIADVLEMTAEEALGFFENIPRVANKLQTIVDVGLGYIRLGQPATTLSGGEAQRVKLASELSKRPTGKTVYILDEPTTGLHAADIKKLLAVLNRLVDAGETVIVIEHNLDVIKCADHIIDLGPEGGSGGGRIVAVGSPEVVAKKKKSYTGQFLAPVLARGW; encoded by the coding sequence ATGGCTCAAGAATTTATTCGCATCCGTGGGGCGCGGGTGAATAACCTAAAAAATATTAACTTGGATATTCCGCGGGAAAAGCTGGTGGTGGTTACCGGCTTGTCCGGGTCGGGAAAATCCTCCCTGGCCTTTGACACCATTTACGCAGAGGGGCAGCGGCGCTATGTTGAGTCCCTGTCCTCCTATGCGCGCATGTTCTTAGGTCAGATGGATAAGCCGGATGTCGATGAAATCTCCGGCCTGTCGCCGGCGATTTCCATAGACCAGAAAACCACCAGCCGTAATCCGCGCTCCACGGTGGGAACGGTAACGGAGATCTATGATTACCTGCGCCTGCTCTTTGCCCGGGTGGGTCAGGCCCATTGCCCCGAGTGTGGGAAGCCGATTACCCGCCAGACGGTGGATCAAATGGTAGACCAGCTGATGACCCTGCCGGAAGGCAGTCGCTTACAAATATTGGCGCCGGCGGTGCAGAATCGCAAGGGAGAATTTAAGCGCCTTTTAGACCAATTCCGCCAGGCCGGCTATATCCGGGTGCGCATTGACGGCGAGACCTATGATTTGGCCGAAGACATCCAGCTGGCAAAGAACAAGCGGCATGATGTGCAGGTGGTGATTGATCGGATTAAGGTGCGCCCTGAGGTGGAGAGCCGGCTGGCCGGGTCGCTGCAGACGGCGCTGGAAATTGCCGATGGCGAGGTGTGGGTGGATGCGGATGGCGACCTATTGCGCTTCAGTGAACATTTTGCCTGTACCGATTGTCACCTATCTATGCCGGAAATCAGCCCCCAGCTTTTTTCCTTTAACAACCCTCTGGGGGCCTGCCCGCATTGCGATGGCATCGGCGTCATCCGGGCCCTGGACCCGGACTTAATCATTGAAGATCCGGCCATGACCTTGGCGGAGGGGGTTTTAAGACCCTGGCGCAGAGGGTCCGCTTCCGATTTTTATCCAAAAATGCTGGCGGCTTTGGCGGAACTTCGGGGCATAGACATGGAAAAGCCGTGGAAGTCTTTGCCCAAAGCGGACCGGGACTTTATCCTTTATGGCGGCGATCACCCGACCTTGCGCTTTTCCTACACCAACCTATTTAAAGAAAAGAAGACCTACCGCAAACCCTTTGAAGGCTTAATTCCCAATTTAGAGCGGCGCTATAAAAACAGCAGCAGCGATTATGTGCGGCAGGAAATTGAGACCTATATGGTTTCGCAGACCTGCGACCATTGCCAGGGGCGGCGGTTGCGTCCGGAAGCCTTGGCGGTGACCGTGGGTGGCAAGAATATTGCTGAACTCACCGAGCACAATATTGCAGATGGGCTGGACTTTTTTGAAGGGCTGGAACTGAACGAACGGGAGGCCTATATCTCCCGGCTGATCACCAAAGAAATTATTGAACGGTTGCGGTTTTTGGCCAACGTCGGCCTGAACTACCTGACCCTGGACCGGATGGCAGGCTCTCTTTCCGGCGGTGAAGCCCAGCGCATCCGCTTAGCGACCCAGATTGGCTCCGGCTTGGTGGGGGTTCTATACATTTTAGACGAACCGTCCATCGGGCTACACCAGCGGGATAACGACCGGCTGATCAAGACCCTGCGTCATTTGACAGACCTGGGCAATACCCTGATTGTGGTGGAACACGACGATGAAACCATGCGGGCAGCCGATTTCCTCGTTGATGTCGGGCCGGGTGCCGGTGAACATGGCGGTGAAATCATCGCCAGCGGGACGCCGGAAGAAGTGATGGCCAATGAGGCCTCTATCACCGGGCGCTACCTGTCCGGCCAGGAAACCATTCCGGTACCGGCCTCGCGGCGGCCGGTTGATCCGGACCGGCACTTGCGCGTCTTAGGGGCCCGGGAAAATAATTTGCATGGCATAGATGTGACCTTTCCGCTGGGTGTTTTTACCTGCGTGACGGGTGTTTCCGGCAGCGGTAAATCGACCCTGGTGAACGATATTTTAAACCAAGCCCTGGAGAAACACCTGTACAGCCAGTCCAAAGCCCGGCCGGGTGCGCATAAGGGCCTTGAGGGTCTGGACCAGGTGGATAAAGTGGTGAACATCGACCAAAGCCCCATCGGTCGCACGCCCCGCTCCAACCCGGCGACCTACACCGGCGTTTTTGACGCCATCCGCCAGCTCTTTGCCGACACCAAGGAAGCTCAGATTCGCGGCTATAAGCCGGGGCGCTTCAGTTTTAACGTTAAAGGCGGTCGCTGTGAAGCCTGTCGCGGTGACGGCATCATTAAAATAGAGATGCATTTTCTGCCGGATGTATATGTTCCCTGTGAAGTCTGCCATGGCAAGCGGTATAACCGGGAAACCCTGGAGGTGCATTACCGGGGCAAAACCATCGCCGATGTCTTGGAAATGACGGCAGAAGAGGCGTTGGGCTTTTTTGAAAATATTCCCCGCGTGGCCAATAAGCTGCAAACCATTGTTGATGTGGGCCTGGGCTACATCCGCCTGGGGCAGCCGGCCACCACCCTGTCCGGCGGCGAGGCCCAACGGGTTAAGCTGGCCAGCGAACTGTCCAAGCGCCCCACCGGGAAAACCGTTTACATTCTCGATGAACCCACCACCGGTTTACACGCAGCGGATATTAAAAAATTACTGGCTGTTTTAAACAGGTTGGTTGATGCCGGTGAAACGGTTATTGTCATTGAGCACAACCTTGACGTCATTAAATGTGCCGACCACATCATCGATTTAGGCCCTGAAGGTGGGTCCGGCGGCGGCCGTATTGTTGCAGTCGGCTCCCCTGAAGTGGTGGCAAAAAAGAAAAAAAGCTACACCGGCCAATTTTTGGCGCCTGTTTTGGCGCGTGGCTGGTAA
- the uvrB gene encoding excinuclease ABC subunit UvrB, producing MPDFQLVSDFKPTGDQPKAIEQLLEGLNLGYPKQTLLGVTGSGKTFTMANLIARANRPALIFEPNKTLAAQLYSEFKAFFPHNAVEYFVSYYDYYQPEAYVARTDTFIEKDAQINEEIEKLRHSATASLLERRDVIIVASVSCIYGLGSPDFYKDRVLNLRVGQEVDRDDILRRLVEIQFERNDVDFKRGTFRVRGDVVDVFPPSSSDKSIRIEFFGDEVDRISEVEAVTGKTVGVRKHVAIYPNTHYVTSPAYMETAIRNIEAEMREQIAKFESEGKLIEAQRIGERTRYDLEMLRELGFCSGVENYSRPLAGRPPGSTPYTLLDFFPEDFITFIDESHVAVPQIGGMYAGDRSRKENLVNYGFRLPSALDNRPLTFDEFEARVRQTVYVSATPGPYEQEHALQTVEQIIRPTGLLDPPIEVRPILGQIDDLMDECRLRTERDERVLVTTLTKRMAEDLTDYLANAGIRVRYLHSEVKTLERMEILRDLRLGKFDVLVGINLLREGLDLPEVSLVAILDADKEGFLRSERSMIQTVGRAARNANGRVIMYADTITGSMRRTIDETDRRRRIQMAYNEAHGITPETIRKRVADDIRATEKVAEEEPTYLLRDVPPDRKGRKQHLQILEKAMKEAAKNLEFEVAAELRDEIRRIQNGGR from the coding sequence ATGCCGGATTTTCAATTGGTTAGTGATTTTAAGCCCACAGGTGACCAGCCCAAAGCGATTGAGCAATTGCTGGAGGGGCTGAACCTGGGCTATCCCAAGCAAACCCTTTTGGGGGTGACCGGGAGCGGCAAAACATTTACCATGGCCAATCTTATTGCGCGCGCCAATCGTCCGGCGCTGATTTTTGAGCCGAATAAAACCTTGGCCGCTCAGTTGTACAGCGAATTTAAGGCTTTCTTTCCGCATAATGCGGTGGAGTATTTTGTCAGCTATTATGATTATTACCAGCCGGAAGCCTATGTGGCACGCACCGATACCTTTATTGAAAAAGACGCCCAGATCAATGAGGAAATAGAAAAGTTGCGCCACAGTGCGACGGCCTCTCTTTTGGAACGGCGGGATGTCATCATCGTGGCCTCCGTGTCCTGTATTTACGGCTTAGGGTCGCCGGATTTTTACAAAGACCGGGTTTTAAACCTGCGGGTCGGGCAAGAAGTGGACCGGGATGATATTTTACGGCGCCTGGTGGAAATTCAATTTGAACGCAATGATGTGGATTTTAAGCGCGGGACCTTCCGGGTGCGGGGGGATGTGGTGGACGTCTTTCCGCCCTCCTCAAGCGATAAGAGCATCCGCATTGAATTTTTCGGCGATGAGGTGGACCGGATCAGCGAAGTGGAAGCGGTGACCGGTAAGACGGTGGGTGTGCGCAAGCATGTGGCCATTTATCCGAATACCCACTACGTGACCTCGCCGGCCTACATGGAAACGGCCATCCGCAATATTGAAGCGGAAATGCGGGAGCAAATTGCCAAATTTGAAAGCGAAGGGAAGCTGATTGAGGCTCAGCGCATCGGTGAGCGGACGCGGTATGATTTGGAAATGTTGCGGGAACTGGGTTTTTGCTCCGGGGTGGAAAATTATTCACGGCCCTTGGCCGGGCGGCCGCCGGGCTCTACGCCTTACACCCTCTTGGACTTTTTTCCGGAAGACTTTATTACCTTTATTGATGAAAGCCATGTGGCCGTACCACAAATCGGCGGCATGTACGCCGGAGACCGGTCTCGCAAGGAAAACTTGGTCAACTACGGCTTTCGCTTGCCGTCTGCCTTAGACAATAGGCCGCTGACCTTTGATGAATTTGAAGCGCGGGTGCGGCAGACCGTTTACGTTTCTGCAACGCCCGGTCCCTATGAACAAGAACATGCCCTGCAGACCGTTGAACAGATTATTCGCCCCACCGGGCTCTTGGATCCGCCCATTGAAGTGCGGCCAATTTTGGGGCAGATTGATGACCTGATGGACGAATGTCGCTTGCGGACTGAACGGGATGAGCGCGTCCTGGTCACCACCTTGACCAAGCGGATGGCTGAAGACTTGACGGATTACCTGGCCAATGCGGGCATCCGGGTGCGTTATTTGCACAGTGAAGTTAAAACCCTGGAGCGGATGGAAATCTTGCGAGACCTGCGGTTGGGCAAATTTGACGTATTGGTGGGGATCAACCTCCTGCGTGAAGGGTTGGACTTGCCGGAAGTCTCCCTGGTGGCCATCCTGGATGCGGATAAAGAGGGCTTTTTGCGGAGCGAACGGTCAATGATCCAGACCGTCGGCCGGGCGGCCCGTAATGCCAACGGCAGGGTCATCATGTACGCCGATACCATTACCGGGTCCATGCGTCGCACCATTGATGAAACTGACCGGCGACGTAGGATTCAGATGGCCTACAATGAGGCCCACGGCATAACCCCGGAAACCATTCGCAAGCGGGTGGCTGATGACATCCGGGCCACGGAAAAGGTGGCTGAAGAAGAGCCGACCTATCTCTTGCGGGACGTTCCTCCGGACCGAAAGGGGCGGAAACAGCACCTGCAAATTTTAGAAAAGGCCATGAAAGAGGCGGCTAAGAACCTGGAGTTTGAAGTGGCGGCAGAATTAAGGGATGAAATTCGCCGCATTCAAAATGGCGGTCGTTAA
- a CDS encoding nitroreductase family protein: MTVNINRDKCVGCGLCVNDCPAHILALEEDKAVQKSKGCIFCGHCVAVCPVQAVSLPALNRAPNKELAAEALPDNVADLVYRLMCERRSIRQFNGAPVPETVMERLMEVARLSPSAGNRQPLRYILVEEHLAALREGAMEALKAFVQQPEEHPYRHFFKVMLAEYEAGRDPLFWQAPQLLLLVRPKDRDVNDAPIAAGRIELLAHAEGYGACFIGFITAILAENAPLRELVGLKPDEVAQCALILGEPAVRYHREVARRPLRLTRL, translated from the coding sequence ATGACAGTCAATATTAACCGCGATAAATGCGTGGGCTGCGGGCTGTGCGTCAACGATTGTCCTGCGCATATTTTGGCTTTGGAAGAGGATAAGGCTGTACAAAAAAGTAAGGGCTGCATTTTTTGCGGTCACTGCGTCGCTGTGTGCCCGGTGCAGGCGGTCAGCTTGCCCGCCCTCAACAGGGCGCCCAATAAAGAGCTGGCGGCCGAGGCCTTGCCGGACAATGTGGCCGATCTTGTTTATCGGCTGATGTGCGAACGGCGGTCTATCCGCCAGTTTAACGGTGCCCCTGTTCCAGAGACGGTGATGGAGCGGCTCATGGAAGTGGCCCGCCTGTCCCCGAGTGCCGGCAACCGTCAGCCGCTTCGGTATATTCTCGTTGAAGAGCACCTGGCGGCGCTTAGGGAAGGGGCCATGGAGGCGCTCAAAGCCTTTGTTCAACAACCGGAGGAGCATCCCTACCGTCATTTCTTTAAGGTCATGCTTGCCGAATATGAAGCCGGCCGAGACCCCCTCTTTTGGCAGGCGCCGCAACTGCTTTTACTGGTGCGCCCCAAGGATAGGGATGTGAACGATGCGCCGATTGCGGCCGGTCGCATTGAACTTTTGGCGCATGCGGAAGGCTACGGGGCCTGCTTTATCGGCTTTATCACCGCCATTTTGGCGGAAAATGCTCCCCTGCGTGAATTGGTCGGTTTGAAGCCGGATGAAGTGGCCCAATGTGCGCTCATCTTAGGCGAACCGGCGGTCCGCTACCATCGCGAGGTGGCACGTCGCCCTCTGCGGCTCACCCGCTTATAG
- a CDS encoding helix-turn-helix transcriptional regulator translates to MGSVPENDVLELLNQIGEAIALTFGKDCEVCISDLDTPEKAVLYIYNGHVTGREVGSPLIDEAKARVRNTDENVYLNYKKKIRKNGPSLKSSTIVKKIGGRNIAFCINYDCTQVEAMQYTLMNFLQTSSDQEDLDILGINTPSALAPIIQASIQSTNKPVSNFKKADRLKVVRDLDKRGILQIQNSVRLIADALGVSRYSIYNYIKEVRKEDH, encoded by the coding sequence ATGGGGTCTGTTCCGGAAAATGATGTGCTTGAACTCTTGAATCAAATCGGCGAAGCCATTGCGCTAACCTTCGGGAAGGATTGCGAGGTCTGCATTTCCGATTTGGATACACCGGAAAAGGCGGTCCTGTACATCTATAACGGTCATGTGACCGGACGTGAAGTTGGATCGCCCTTGATTGACGAGGCCAAAGCCCGCGTCCGCAACACAGATGAAAACGTTTATCTCAACTACAAGAAAAAAATTCGAAAAAATGGGCCCTCACTCAAGTCCTCGACCATTGTTAAAAAAATTGGTGGCCGCAACATCGCTTTTTGCATCAATTACGACTGCACCCAGGTGGAGGCCATGCAGTACACGCTGATGAATTTTTTACAAACGTCCTCAGACCAGGAAGACCTGGATATTTTAGGCATTAATACGCCCTCCGCCCTGGCGCCCATTATCCAGGCCAGCATCCAGTCAACCAATAAACCGGTTTCAAATTTCAAAAAGGCCGACCGCTTAAAAGTCGTCCGGGACTTGGACAAGCGCGGGATTTTACAAATCCAAAACAGCGTCCGCCTGATTGCTGACGCCTTAGGCGTTTCTCGCTACAGCATTTATAATTATATTAAAGAGGTGCGTAAAGAGGACCACTAA
- the tuf gene encoding elongation factor Tu has protein sequence MAKEKFERTKPHVNIGTIGHVDHGKTTTTAAITAVLAQEGKAKDTKFDEIDKAPEERERGITINTSHVEYETDARHYAHVDCPGHADYVKNMITGAAQMDGAILVVSAADGPMPQTREHILLARQVGVPYIVVFMNKCDLVDDEELLELVEMEIRELLSEYDFPGDDIPVVRGSAYQALQDPTGQWAEGIKELMQAVDDYIPTPERDIDKPFLMPVEDVFSITGRGTVATGRVERGQLKIGDELEIVGITEQTKKTVCTGVEMFRKQLDYAEAGDNIGALLRGIDKDQIERGQVLAKPGTITPHTKFESEVYVLTKEEGGRHKPFFDGYRPQFYFRTTDVTGVIELPEGTEMVMPGDNVKMTVELISPIAMEEGLRFAIREGGHTVGAGVVAKIDK, from the coding sequence ATGGCAAAAGAAAAATTTGAACGCACAAAACCGCACGTAAACATCGGCACCATCGGTCACGTTGACCATGGTAAAACGACCACCACCGCCGCCATCACCGCCGTATTGGCCCAAGAAGGCAAGGCAAAAGACACCAAATTTGACGAAATCGACAAAGCCCCGGAAGAACGTGAACGCGGTATTACCATCAATACCTCCCACGTAGAATACGAAACCGACGCGCGCCACTACGCCCACGTCGACTGCCCGGGCCACGCCGACTACGTTAAAAACATGATCACCGGCGCAGCCCAAATGGACGGCGCCATCCTCGTCGTCTCCGCAGCAGACGGCCCCATGCCCCAAACCCGCGAGCACATCCTCTTAGCCCGTCAAGTAGGCGTACCCTACATCGTCGTATTCATGAACAAATGCGACCTCGTAGACGACGAAGAACTCCTTGAACTCGTCGAAATGGAAATTCGCGAACTCTTAAGCGAATACGACTTCCCCGGCGACGACATCCCCGTCGTTCGCGGCAGCGCCTACCAAGCCCTGCAAGACCCCACCGGTCAATGGGCAGAAGGCATCAAAGAACTCATGCAAGCCGTTGACGACTACATCCCCACCCCGGAACGCGACATTGACAAACCCTTCCTCATGCCCGTCGAAGACGTCTTCTCCATCACCGGGCGCGGCACCGTCGCCACCGGCCGTGTCGAACGCGGACAGCTTAAAATCGGCGACGAACTCGAAATCGTCGGCATCACCGAACAGACCAAGAAAACCGTCTGCACCGGCGTAGAAATGTTCCGCAAACAACTCGACTACGCAGAAGCCGGCGACAACATCGGCGCCCTCCTGCGCGGCATCGACAAAGACCAAATCGAACGTGGTCAAGTCCTGGCTAAACCCGGAACCATCACCCCCCACACCAAATTCGAAAGCGAAGTTTACGTCCTGACCAAAGAAGAAGGCGGCCGACACAAACCCTTCTTTGACGGCTACCGTCCGCAATTTTACTTCCGGACCACCGACGTAACCGGCGTCATCGAATTGCCCGAAGGCACCGAAATGGTCATGCCCGGGGACAACGTCAAAATGACCGTCGAACTCATCAGCCCCATCGCCATGGAAGAAGGCCTGCGTTTCGCTATCCGCGAAGGCGGCCACACCGTCGGCGCCGGCGTTGTTGCTAAAATCGACAAATAA